One genomic region from Lineus longissimus chromosome 6, tnLinLong1.2, whole genome shotgun sequence encodes:
- the LOC135489977 gene encoding uncharacterized protein LOC135489977: MSVEDLTSPNVWFQGPEFLHKEESQWPTCKTLINPTDQAVIESSKSCVQTNAMVAVSTPELLERMNYTKYSTWNRLVRVMAWMIRFVHIVRRGPQQRVNRQEPDKNGCNSSELDGSDRQYDGHTSKCKNSGDRQADTDEIPNDALSRDEYQESELAIVRMVQRACLFEDYNALLVGNSARVMKKSALRSLNPFLDADGVMRVGGRLQHADLPYDVRHPIILPSSHHISVLIVRRAHLYAGHSRGVNATLADIRLRFWILNGREAVKKVAYCCYQCRKMKEQPATQMMAPLPASRVMMSLRAFSYCGVDFAGPFVTKITRFKSAKRYMCLFTCLQTRGVHLEMAYSLDTDGFLMAFSRMVARRGKPIEVVSDNGGCLVKGESTLREFVEGMDRTKIVDSVSNQGIRWKFNPPYGSHHGGVFESLIKSAKKALYSIFGEARLTDEELLTGIVEVEGMLNSRPLTYVSSDPKDLEVLTPNHFLVGQCGGQLAPQIVDETDYNPRHRWRLVQDMLYRFWVRWQKEYLTLQQQRGKWREVHSDLAVDDVVVLQEQGCPRWSWPIGKVTEVERGSDGHIRTATVLSRGKTYRRPITRLVPLIAADGETTTEKADDKK; the protein is encoded by the coding sequence ATGTCGGTGGAGGATCTGACCAGTCCGAATGTATGGTTCCAGGGCCCGGAATTCTTACATAAGGAAGAGAGCCAGTGGCCGACGTGTAAGACTCTGATCAACCCTACAGACCAAGCTGTAATCGAGTCTTCCAAGTCGTGTGTGCAGACAAATGCCATGGTTGCAGTTTCAACACCAGAACTTCTCGAAAGAATGAACTACACCAAGTACTCCACATGGAATCGATTGGTCCGTGTGATGGCTTGGATGATAAGGTTTGTCCACATTGTTAGAAGAGGACCTCAGCAGAGGGTGAATCGACAGGAACCTGACAAGAATGGGTGCAATTCCAGCGAGTTAGATGGGTCTGATCGACAGTATGATGGTCACACTTCAAAATGTAAGAATTCCGGTGATAGACAAGCTGATACTGACGAAATTCCGAATGATGCCTTATCACGTGACGAGTACCAAGAATCTGAGCTCGCCATTGTGAGAATGGTACAGCGGGCCTGCCTGTTTGAAGACTACAACGCGTTGCTGGTAGGTAATAGTGCGAGGGTGATGAAGAAAAGCGCATTAAGAAGTCTTAACCCATTCCTAGATGCTGATGGTGTGATGAGAGTGGGAGGTCGTTTGCAGCATGCCGACCTACCATACGATGTTAGACATCCAATCATTCTTCCTAGTTCACATCACATTTCAGTACTGATTGTGAGAAGAGCCCACCTGTATGCCGGGCATTCACGTGGAGTGAATGCTACCCTGGCTGATATAAGGCTGCGATTTTGGATCTTGAATGGGCGAGAAGCCGTCAAAAAGGTGGCTTATTGCTGTTACCAGTGTAGAAAGATGAAGGAACAACCAGCAACCCAGATGATGGCTCCGCTACCAGCCTCCAGAGTTATGATGTCTCTCAGGGCCTTCTCCTACTGCGGTGTTGATTTTgctggcccctttgttactaaGATCACTAGATTCAAATCTGCTAAGAGgtacatgtgtttgtttacttgtTTGCAGACTAGAGGCGTTCACTTGGAGATGGCCTACTCGTTGGATACGGATGGATTCTTGATGGCCTTTTCAAGAATGGTAGCACGCAGAGGGAAACCGATAGAAGTCGTCAGTGATAACGGAGGGTGCTTGGTAAAAGGAGAGAGTACCCTGAGAGAATTCGTGGAGGGCATGGATCGGACGAAGATAGTCGACTCTGTGAGTAATCAGGGCATCCGTTGGAAGTTCAACCCTCCGTATGGCTCCCACCATGGTGGGGTGTTTGAGTCGCTCATTAAGTCTGCCAAGAAAGCCTTGTATTCGATTTTTGGAGAAGCCCGCCTGACTGACGAAGAGTTGCTGACAGGGATTGTCGAAGTAGAAGGTATGCTGAACTCCAGGCCGTTGACGTATGTTAGCTCCGACCCTAAAGATTTAGAAGTGTTGACGCCTAATCATTTCCTGGTAGGACAGTGCGGTGGACAGTTGGCTCCCCAGATCGTGGATGAGACTGACTACAACCCACGACATCGATGGCGCCTAGTCCAAGACATGTTGTACAGGTTCTGGGTTAGATGGCAGAAGGAGTATTTGACTCTCCAACAGCAGagaggaaaatggagagaagtcCATTCTGATTTGGCAGTCGATGATGTCGTTGTCCTGCAGGAGCAAGGTTGCCCCCGTTGGAGCTGgccgattggaaaagtcactgaAGTAGAGAGAGGTTCTGATGGTCATATAAGAACAGCGACAGTCTTGTCCAGAGGAAAAACGTATCGACGTCCTATCACGCGCCTTGTTCCGTTGATTGCAGCCGATGGTGAGACGACTACCGAAAAAGCAGACGACAAGAAGTAG
- the LOC135489221 gene encoding uncharacterized protein LOC135489221, with protein sequence MSGAVRRSTRIKKKPAYLQDYEWENIREDQPEMEPKQPQTLDLRPDVDGQMRRLNAFLDDGSDSSYVRRSVLSELGISRIEDHTITMSTMTTTGTKVKSGTVTLSVESLNGNLRAKRILQM encoded by the exons ATGTCTGGTGCTGTTCGGAGGTCGACGCGAATCAAGAAGAAGCCTGCATATCTTCAAGATTACGAGTGGGAAAATATCCGAGAAGATCAACCTGAGATGGAACCGAAGCAGCCACAAACATTGGATCTCCGTCCAG ATGTTGATGGTCAGATGAGAAGATTGAACGCCTTCCTCGATGATGGGTCCGACTCCTCCTACGTTCGTCGATCCGTCCTGTCTGAGCTGGGGATTTCCAGAATTGAGGACCACACGATCACCATGTCAACTATGACGACGACTGGTACAAAGGTCAAGAGTGGTACAGTAACCCTGTCGGTGGAGAGTTTGAATGGCAACCTAAGG GCAAAGAGAATCCTGCAGATGTAG